A single region of the Chloroflexota bacterium genome encodes:
- a CDS encoding MFS transporter, which produces MGAGLPDSGEPGRDPARDRRLSFALLAVSALAMGAVAAARPMVSYAALAIHAPTVALGVIASAFALVPVVAAIPLGRWMDRFGAAPFLAGGTFLIAISCLLVPWLASVPGLAADQIVLGLGQVQVAIAAQALIARRVAPHSYDGAFGWFTVAVSLGQLVGPLTAGLLIGEGQVGLASLVGPFRVAGGAGLIGLGLAAAIWLHDRRHPAPAASRRPDDGPAGLPAGSRRARLGRVGPVLLVSSSLVVTADALSVYLPALALQRGIAGPVVGALLSVRAGASMLSRLALGRLARRLGRRRLLMGSLAISGLGLAALPLVADPPIMAILMVGTGLGLGIGQPLTMSWIARDAIAGRQGAALAMRISANRVGQLIAPATLGVMASIGGVPVVFWALAVLLYSAGGLAAPVSFESAS; this is translated from the coding sequence TTGGGAGCTGGACTGCCCGACAGCGGCGAACCTGGCAGAGATCCGGCGAGGGACCGGCGCCTCAGCTTCGCGCTCCTCGCCGTCAGTGCCCTCGCGATGGGCGCGGTGGCGGCGGCCCGGCCGATGGTCTCGTACGCCGCCCTGGCGATCCACGCTCCCACCGTGGCGCTCGGCGTCATCGCGTCGGCGTTCGCCCTGGTGCCCGTCGTCGCGGCCATCCCGCTCGGGCGATGGATGGATCGGTTCGGGGCGGCGCCGTTCCTCGCCGGTGGAACCTTCCTCATCGCCATCTCCTGCCTCCTCGTACCGTGGCTGGCGAGCGTGCCGGGTCTGGCGGCCGACCAGATCGTCCTCGGTCTCGGTCAGGTGCAGGTCGCGATCGCCGCGCAGGCGCTCATCGCCCGACGTGTCGCCCCACACAGCTACGACGGTGCGTTCGGCTGGTTCACCGTCGCGGTCTCGCTCGGCCAGCTCGTCGGCCCGCTCACGGCGGGCCTCCTCATCGGGGAGGGTCAGGTCGGGCTCGCGAGCCTCGTTGGCCCGTTCCGTGTCGCTGGCGGCGCCGGCCTCATCGGTCTCGGGCTCGCAGCAGCCATCTGGCTCCACGATCGGCGTCATCCGGCCCCGGCTGCCAGCCGGCGTCCGGATGACGGCCCCGCAGGCCTGCCCGCAGGATCCCGCCGGGCCCGCCTCGGGCGCGTGGGTCCGGTCCTCCTCGTCAGCTCCTCGCTCGTCGTCACGGCTGACGCGCTGAGCGTCTATCTCCCGGCCCTCGCGCTCCAGCGCGGGATCGCCGGGCCGGTCGTGGGCGCGCTTCTTTCCGTTCGCGCCGGCGCCTCGATGCTCTCGCGTCTCGCGCTGGGGCGGCTCGCCCGCCGGCTCGGGCGTCGCCGCCTTCTCATGGGCAGTCTTGCGATCTCCGGCCTCGGCCTCGCCGCGCTGCCGCTCGTCGCCGACCCGCCGATCATGGCGATCCTCATGGTCGGGACCGGTCTCGGACTCGGCATCGGCCAGCCGCTGACGATGTCCTGGATCGCCCGCGACGCGATCGCCGGGCGCCAGGGCGCGGCCCTCGCGATGCGGATCAGCGCGAACCGCGTGGGCCAGCTCATCGCCCCCGCGACGCTCGGCGTCATGGCGTCGATCGGCGGCGTGCCCGTCGTGTTCTGGGCCCTCGCCGTGCTCCTCTACTCAGCCGGCGGGCTCGCCGCGCCGGTCTCGTTCGAATCCGCTTCGTGA
- a CDS encoding ABC transporter ATP-binding protein: MAQVRLEGLGKRFDRRRAGIEAVAALEPTDLTIDDGRFVVFVGPSGSGKTTALRIIAGLEPPTTGRVFIGDRDVTMLPPRERDVAMVFQSYALFPHLTVFENLAFGLRLAGLRPPEIRERVAAAAEELELEPLLSRFPRQLSGGQRQRVAVGRAIVRQPQVYLMDEPLSNLDAKLRAQTRVGFRRLHERHHTTTIYVTHDQTEAMTLGETIVVLHDGVIQQVATPEELYRHPRNAFVARFIGSPPMNLLEVEVRDGATGPAFASDQIDLPVPTGRRSALASGGARRLLLGVRPEDLHLDAGSNGDRSVVRGQTDFIEYLGPSTLVHVRVGGQELVGKFAGEPFFTPGSPLSLHLDLANVQLFDPGTGLNLDASA; the protein is encoded by the coding sequence GTGGCCCAGGTCCGACTCGAGGGGCTCGGGAAGCGCTTCGATCGCCGGCGGGCCGGCATCGAGGCGGTCGCCGCGCTCGAGCCCACCGACCTGACGATCGACGACGGGCGCTTCGTCGTGTTCGTCGGCCCGTCCGGATCCGGCAAGACGACCGCGCTCAGGATCATCGCCGGGCTGGAGCCGCCGACGACCGGGCGAGTCTTCATCGGCGACCGCGATGTGACGATGCTGCCGCCCCGCGAGCGCGATGTGGCGATGGTCTTCCAGTCCTATGCGCTGTTTCCCCATCTCACCGTCTTCGAGAACCTCGCCTTCGGCCTGCGGCTCGCCGGCCTCCGACCGCCGGAGATCCGGGAACGAGTCGCCGCGGCCGCGGAAGAGCTCGAACTCGAACCGCTCCTCAGCCGGTTCCCCCGTCAGCTGTCCGGGGGTCAGCGGCAGCGCGTCGCGGTGGGACGGGCGATCGTCCGGCAGCCCCAGGTCTACCTCATGGACGAGCCCCTCTCGAACCTTGACGCGAAGCTCCGGGCACAGACGCGGGTGGGATTCCGTCGCCTCCACGAGCGACACCACACGACGACGATCTACGTGACCCACGACCAGACGGAGGCGATGACGCTTGGCGAGACGATCGTCGTCCTCCACGACGGCGTCATCCAGCAGGTGGCGACGCCGGAGGAGCTGTATCGCCATCCGCGGAACGCCTTCGTCGCCCGGTTCATCGGCAGCCCGCCGATGAACCTCCTCGAGGTGGAGGTGCGGGACGGCGCGACCGGTCCGGCCTTCGCCAGCGATCAGATCGATCTGCCGGTACCCACGGGCCGACGGTCGGCCCTTGCCTCTGGTGGTGCGCGCCGGCTCCTGCTCGGCGTCCGACCGGAGGACCTCCACCTCGACGCCGGCTCGAACGGCGACCGGAGCGTCGTCCGCGGCCAGACGGACTTCATCGAGTACCTCGGTCCGAGCACGCTCGTCCACGTCCGGGTGGGCGGCCAGGAACTCGTCGGCAAATTCGCCGGCGAGCCATTCTTCACGCCCGGTTCACCGCTGTCACTGCACCTCGACCTCGCCAACGTGCAGCTCTTCGACCCGGGCACCGGGCTCAACCTCGACGCGAGCGCCTGA